The region GTTCTACGCGACCGGCCTCGACGGCGTCTTCGCCGACAACCCCGACACCGCCGTCGAAGCGCGCTCGTCCCGCTGAGAAGCACACCGCTCAACGCAACGCCTATCGCGCTGGACGCAACGCCGACCACCGCTCAACTGGTCGGCGTGAGCACGACCTCCCTCGGCGCGGCCTCCTCCACCCGGAGCAGGCCGCGCCGGGCCAGTTCCGGCCGCACGCCCTCCCCGAACCAGTACGCCTCCTCCAGGTGCGGGTACCCGGACAGCACGAACTCGTCGACGCCCAGCGCGTGGTACTCCTCGATCAGGTCCGCCACCTCCGCGTGGCTGCCGACCAGCGCCGTCCCCGCGCCGCCGCGCACCAAGCCGATGCCGGCCCACAGCCCGGGGTGGATCTCCAGCCCGCGCACGCCCTTCGACAGGTCACCGCCGTGCAGCGCGACCATCCGCTGCTGCCCCACGGACTGGCTGGCCCGCAACTGCTCCTGCGCCCGCTGCACCTGCACGGGGTCCAACGCCTCCAACAACTTCTCCGCCTCACGCCACGCCTCCGCCGACGTGTCGCGCGAGATGGTGTGCAGCCGGATCCCGAACCGGATCGGCCGGTCGCCCGCCAGCGCCCGCACCCGGCCGATCTTCTCGGCCACCGACGCCGGCGGTTCGCCCCACGTCAGGTACACGTCGGCCCGCCGGGCCGCGACCGGCAGCGCCGCCTCCGACGACCCGCCGAAGTAGATCGGCGGCACCGGGTCCGGCGGCACCGACAGCGTCGCGCCGACCACCTGGAAGTGCTCGCCGGCGAAGTCGACCGGCTGCCCGGACCACACCGCCCGCACGACGTGCAGGAACTCGTCGGTCCGCGCGTACCGCTGGTCGTGGTCCAGCCAGTCGCCGAACCGCTGCTGCTCGACCGCGTCGCCGCCGGTCACCACGTTGAGCAGCAGCCGCCCGCGCGAGATCCGCTGGTAGGTGGCGGCCATCTGGGCGGCCAGCGTGGGCGAGATCGCCCCCGGCCGGAACGCCACCAGGAACTTCAGCCGGGCCGTGCGCGAGATCAGCGCCGCGGTCGCCAGCCAGGCGTCCTCGCACCACGTCCCGGTCGGCGTCAGCACGCCCTCGAACCCGTTGCGCTCGGCCGCGACCGCGACCTGCTCCAGGTAGTCGATGTCGGGGTCGCGCAGCGCGGGCCCGCCCAGGGAGCGGTTCGCGTGGAAGCGCTCCACGACCGTCCGCCCGTCGCCCGAGGTGGGCAGGAACCAGTGCAGCACCACGCTCATGACAGCTCTCCTTGGAATCGACCGTCCACGAACTTCCGGAAATCGACCTTGCCCGGCAGCGTCCCGTCCGCCGTGAACGCGTCGGCCAGCCCCTGCTCGGACGCGATCACCGCGTCGTCCAGCTTCACCGGCAGGTCCGCGCCCCGGTTCACGGCGGCGCGCGCGACCTCGGGCTTCAGCCCGGTTTCGGCCGCCCACGCCTTCGCCCACTCCTCGCGGTGCTCGTCGGCCCACCGCTGGGCCTTGCCGATCCGCTTGAGGAACTCCTTGATCGCGGCACTCTTCCCCTCGTCGTCCAACGCCGCCCTGCCGGCCACCTGGAACGTGTACCCGTTGGCCGTCGCCACACCTCCAGCCACACCTCCAGCCACCCCACCAGCTACATCACCAGCCACAGACCCAGCTCCACCCACCGACCCGGCACCGTCCGCCAGCACCCGCGCCGAAGCCTCCAACAACGCCTGCGACGTATAGGGGTCCCAGACCGCCCATGCGTCGACCCGCTTCTGCTGGAACGCCGCGTACGCGTCCGACGGCTGGAGGAAGTTCAGCGTCACGTCCTTGGTCGTCAACCCGGCCGCACCCAACGTCGTGAGCACCTGCCCGTGCGCCGAACTGCCCTTCGACACCGCGATGTTCCTGCCCCGCAGGTCTTTCACGTCCTTGAGCGGCGAGTCCTCCGGCACCAGGATCGCGTCGCTCTCGACGTTCCCCTTGGCGGAGTAGACGATCGCGATCTTGGCGTTGGCCGCCGCGGCGAAGATCGGCGGCGTGTTGCCGACCCCGCCGATGTCGATCGCGCCCGCCGAGGCCGCCTCCAGCAACGGCGGCCCGGAGGTGAACGTGGACCACTCGATCTCGTGCGGGAAGTCGGCCAGCAACCCCGCCGCCGTCAACAACGTCTTGGAGTTGCCCTTCTGGTCCCCCACCTTCAAGACCACCCCACCCGAGCCCGAGCCCGACCCACCGCCCGACCCACAACCAGCCGCAGTCACAACCACAGCCACAGCCAGCAAGAACGCCGGCCCCACCACCGACCCGCTACGCGGCTTCGACATCGTCCACCCCCAAGTCCGCCAGCACTTCCGCCCGAAGGTCCACAAAGGACGCGCGCCGGCGCGGCCGGGGCAGTCCCACCCGGTGCTCCGCGACGATCCGCCCCGATTCCAGCACCACGACCCGGTCGGCCAGCAGCAGCGCCTCGTCCACGTCGTGCGTCACGAACAGCACCGACGGCCGGTGCTCGCGCCAGAGCTGCTCCACCAGCCGGTGCATCGCCAGCCGGGTCAACGCGTCCAGCGCGCCGAACGGCTCATCCAGCAGCAGCAGGTCCGGTTCGCGGACCAGCGCCCGCGCCAGCGACACCCGTTGCGCCTCGCCGCCGGACAGCGTCAACGGCCACGCGTCGGCGTGCGCTTCGAGCCGCACCTCGGCCAGCGCCTTCGCCGCCACCGCGCGGCCGTCGACCGCGCGCCCGTCGACGTCCCGCAGGCCCAGCACGATGTTGCGCCAGACCCGCCGCCACGGCAGCAGCCGGGGCTGCTGGAACGCCACCGAGACCCGTTGCGGCACCGTGACCGAGCCCTCGACCTCCGCGTCCAGCCCGGCCAGGATCCGCAGCAGGGTCGACTTGCCACAGCCGGACCGGCCGAGCAGGGCCACGAACTCGCCAGCGCCGACCTCCAGGTCCAGCCCGTCGAGGACCCGGCGGGACCCGAACTCCTTGACCAGGCCCCGGATGCTCACCTCGCCCGCCACCGCAGCACCCTCCTCTCCAAGCCGCGCACCAGGGCGTCCGTGGTCAGGCCGAGCAGCGCGTACACCACCAGGCCCACGACGACGACGTCCGTGCGCAGGAACTCCCGGGCGTTGTTGATCAGGAAGCCGATGCCCGCGTCCGCGTTGACCTGCTCGCCCACGATCAGCGACAGCCACGCGGTGCCGAGCGAGATCCGCAGTCCCACCAGGGTTTGCGGCACCGCGGACGGCAGCACGACGTGCACGACCCGTTCGAACCGCGAGAAGCCCAGCACCCGTGCGGCTTCCAGCAGCGCCGGGTCGGTCTGCCGGATGCCCGCGTGCAGGTTCAGGTAGAGCGGAAACGCCACGCCCGCCGCGACCAGCGCCAGCTTGGGCTCCTCGCCGATGCCGAACCAGAGGATGAACAGCGGGATCAACCCGAGGTGCGGCAACGTGCGCAGCATCTGCACCGGCGGGTCGACCAGCCGGTCGCCCCACCGGGACAGCCCGGCCGCGAGGCCGAGCGCGCCGCCGAGCAGCGCGCCGAGGACGAAGCCGACCGCGACCCGGCCGAGCGACACCAGGAACGCGTCGACCAGCGAGCCGTCCAGCACCAGCGCGTACCCGGACCCGAGGACGGTCAGCGGTGAAGCGAGCTTGTCCGGCGGCAGCACGCCGGTGCCGCTCGCCGCCTGCCACAGCAGGACCAGGCCCAGCGGGCTGATCCAGCGGGCCAGGTCGGGCCACTTCCGGTTGTTCTTGGCGGGTGTGCGCGAAGCAGTGCCGGATTCTGGGCGCGCGACAACACCCGCGGTGGAAATCGACACGATTTCTCCCGTGGGACACCGAAGAACGAGCAGGGAAGGAGAGTTCGTCAGCGCGCGCGACAGATCGCGCTCGCCTGCCGCCGGAGATCGACGTGCAGGCGGGTCACCAGGAATGCCCGCCCACTCATGCCGCCGAGTTTTCGGCGCGGCCCCTCGGATGTCAACGGGCGGACAGCCCCGTCCCGGATCGTGAAAGTGCCTCCGCACCCGACTACATCGGGACCGGAGGCACTTTTGTCAGAACAGGCCGACCGAACAAGCCGATCAGACAGCGCTACGCCAGCATGTCGTGGCGCACGATCGTCTGGTCACGCCCGGGACCCACGCCGATGGCGGAGATCCGCGCGCCGGAGATGGACTCCAGGTGCTCCACGTACGACCGGGCGTTCGCCGGCAGCTCCTCGAACGTCCGACAGTGGCTGATGTCCTCGAACCAGCCGGGCAGCTCCTCGTACACCGGCACGGCGTGGTGCACGTCGGTCTGCGTCATCGGCATCTCGTCCACGCGCTCGCCGTCGATCGTGTAGCCCACGCAGACCGGGACCTTCTCCAGGCCGGACAGCACGTCCAGCTTGGTCAGGAAGTAGTCGGTGATGCCGTTGACCCGCGACGCGTACCGCGCGATCACCGCGTCGAACCAGCCGGTGCGCCGCGAGCGCCCGGTGGTGACGCCGAACTCGCCGCCGGTCTTGCGCAGGTGCTCGCCCATCTCGTCGTTGAGCTCGGTCGGGAACGGACCGGAGCCGACGCGGGTGGTGTAGGCCTTGAGGATGCCGATCACGGTGGTGATCCGGGTCGGCCCGATGCCCGAGCCCGCGCTCGCGCCGCCCGAGGTCGGGTTGGACGAGGTGACGAACGGGTAGGTGCCGTGGTCGACGTCGAGCAGGGTGCCCTGCGA is a window of Saccharothrix espanaensis DSM 44229 DNA encoding:
- a CDS encoding ABC transporter permease, with product MSISTAGVVARPESGTASRTPAKNNRKWPDLARWISPLGLVLLWQAASGTGVLPPDKLASPLTVLGSGYALVLDGSLVDAFLVSLGRVAVGFVLGALLGGALGLAAGLSRWGDRLVDPPVQMLRTLPHLGLIPLFILWFGIGEEPKLALVAAGVAFPLYLNLHAGIRQTDPALLEAARVLGFSRFERVVHVVLPSAVPQTLVGLRISLGTAWLSLIVGEQVNADAGIGFLINNAREFLRTDVVVVGLVVYALLGLTTDALVRGLERRVLRWRAR
- a CDS encoding LLM class flavin-dependent oxidoreductase; translation: MSVVLHWFLPTSGDGRTVVERFHANRSLGGPALRDPDIDYLEQVAVAAERNGFEGVLTPTGTWCEDAWLATAALISRTARLKFLVAFRPGAISPTLAAQMAATYQRISRGRLLLNVVTGGDAVEQQRFGDWLDHDQRYARTDEFLHVVRAVWSGQPVDFAGEHFQVVGATLSVPPDPVPPIYFGGSSEAALPVAARRADVYLTWGEPPASVAEKIGRVRALAGDRPIRFGIRLHTISRDTSAEAWREAEKLLEALDPVQVQRAQEQLRASQSVGQQRMVALHGGDLSKGVRGLEIHPGLWAGIGLVRGGAGTALVGSHAEVADLIEEYHALGVDEFVLSGYPHLEEAYWFGEGVRPELARRGLLRVEEAAPREVVLTPTS
- a CDS encoding ABC transporter ATP-binding protein gives rise to the protein MAGEVSIRGLVKEFGSRRVLDGLDLEVGAGEFVALLGRSGCGKSTLLRILAGLDAEVEGSVTVPQRVSVAFQQPRLLPWRRVWRNIVLGLRDVDGRAVDGRAVAAKALAEVRLEAHADAWPLTLSGGEAQRVSLARALVREPDLLLLDEPFGALDALTRLAMHRLVEQLWREHRPSVLFVTHDVDEALLLADRVVVLESGRIVAEHRVGLPRPRRRASFVDLRAEVLADLGVDDVEAA
- a CDS encoding ABC transporter substrate-binding protein, which encodes MGDQKGNSKTLLTAAGLLADFPHEIEWSTFTSGPPLLEAASAGAIDIGGVGNTPPIFAAAANAKIAIVYSAKGNVESDAILVPEDSPLKDVKDLRGRNIAVSKGSSAHGQVLTTLGAAGLTTKDVTLNFLQPSDAYAAFQQKRVDAWAVWDPYTSQALLEASARVLADGAGSVGGAGSVAGDVAGGVAGGVAGGVATANGYTFQVAGRAALDDEGKSAAIKEFLKRIGKAQRWADEHREEWAKAWAAETGLKPEVARAAVNRGADLPVKLDDAVIASEQGLADAFTADGTLPGKVDFRKFVDGRFQGELS
- a CDS encoding putative leader peptide; its protein translation is MSGRAFLVTRLHVDLRRQASAICRAR